The nucleotide window TCTCTTTCTTCATGACTTTTTCCACCTACTAACAATCCTCTCTATATTTCCTCTGATGTACACTTTACAGAAAAATCTCTCTATTTATtctccaaaaatatttcttttgttaCCTTAGCCTTCAAGGGTTGAACTTGGCTACTTTAGATATGGATTAGCCATCTGAAGAGTTTTCTGTTTGATTTTAGGTTCTTGCAAAGTGAAACCACAAAATGATATTTGACAATTAATTAAATCTCCTCTTATTTGCTACCTTCTCCTTAATTAATATACTTGGCAGAGAAGTTTACTTTAACATATTAAGAAAATATCTTAGATGAAAAATTAGAAGTACACGTACGGATATCAAGAATCCAGGAGATGACAAACATTATATATAGCTCTGAAGTTGCTGGAATTTGATCAATTCATAGATGTTCTCGTCATCCAGTTGAAATCTTGATTGagttattttaatattttcacgATATTTTTTGCTTCTCTCATGATATAAGGTAAGTAAGAGTGAAGAGCAAGGTCCATGTATTTCTTGTGAAAAGTGAGCTTAAAGCACTTCCCCTTAGATCTTAGAATGGAATTCAACAGCTTCATAAATTTCGTTGTTGACTTGGCCATCAAATTCGTCAATTACCATTGTGACCTTATTtgaaaattcatcaaatttctctTTAAGTATAGAAAAGAGAAGTCTGGACTCATGTACTGCTTTAGGGAGTAACATGGTTGTTGCAGCAACTGAGCTTACTGTGGCAAAAACCCCCATAGCTAGTGCCTAGTGAGTGTTTGAGATTTTGCTATACTATTATTAGTGTCTTCACACAAATATGAACTTACTCTTTTGGGTTCCTTACTAATTTCCAGTATTGCAAGCTATGCACAGACTTAATACCCTTAAATTTACTGCATGCCTCAATCAAAGAATAGAGAACCAcattgatttttgtttttatcttttaAGATTCACAAGGAGCTAGCAGGATACTTAAAGTGAAGAAAAGAGTCGTGTTAAATTTATCTAATGGAGAACGTATTGTGGTTGATTTTGACGACATGGATTCTCCCATCGGTGAAAGACAAGGCATTCTTGCAGGCTTTTGTGAAATTTTAGCAACTGACTGCTCCATTTTTCCAATTCACTTTGAGAAATGGCCGGATTTACCTGTGACAACCTTCAACCATTGTTATGATCGATTTATAAAGGTATTTCTAAGGCATACAATATCTCTATTTTATGTCACTAGATTTTATATTTGCATATAATAATTATCTAACCATTGGTTTATTCTTGAAGCCGCGATTTTGTTTTCGAACAACTGAGTCAAATGCAAGACGATATGTTTATAATTCTATGTGTAAGAAGTGGGGGCGCAAGAAGGATAAAGTTGTTTGATAAGGTCTATGATCCACTTAAGAGCAGAACCGAGATAATGGATAGCGTTCCACTAGGAATTCCACCGGATCAATGGATTTCTTATGTTGATTACCGCTTTAAAGAAAAGACACAGGTATTTATTTCAAGAGGTTGAACCTTCGGAGGTTCCATAAGAGGTTGCTTCGTGCCTATTATTTTTctttgcttgatcaccaattctGCTTTACTTGTTCAAAGTTTATAACTTTTCTCCTAATCTGTTATGTATAAGATCTAAACAACTATTATGTATAAGatctaaacaaataaagaaatgaaattaaattttGCTTGTGCCTTTGTTCTTTTGTTAAACAGATATTATGGTTTTACAAGTATACAATAGGCAATTATGTGTAATTCGTGGTATCTTTTTGTAAGGAAATTTGTAAAAGAAATGCTGAAATCCGGAAGAAACAAATTGTTTCACATATCGGTGGATCCAAACCTAACTCCAGAAGAAGGACTGAAATGGTATTGATTCATTTTGAATACTTTAATTGAACTAGAAACTATTTTTAGTTAGTTAAGTTAATGCGACTTTAACTTTTTCATTTATAGATGGCTGAGACTGGACAAAAGCCTGGACGAGGACAACTTTATCTAGCTACACAGAAATGAAGATGGATCATATGTTAATGAGGCGGCAAAAGAAATATGTGTAAgtttttaatttcttccatcaaATTTGCAATCATTTAGTACCTAGTAATTAGTGATTGGTTCTAAATCTTTTAGGATATGATAGTAAAGGAGAGTTCTTTACAATATTTACTTTGCCAAGAAATCATAGTGGAAAGAAATCAAGAAAAGGTATCTATTCTCAAATTTTATGGGAATCAGAAGGAATAATACAATTCTGTGATCCAGTTAAAAGTGGATTTTTCATATGGAGTTTTAGAGGAAAGAGCAATAATTATTGATTTATGGAGGCTTAATCTTTTTATAAGATTAAATGTATTTACTTTGGTTGATTTGCTTGCCTTTAACAAATTGAGGCCAATTGATTATTAGGAGGTAGTAACAGTTTATAGCAATTTTTTTATCTTTACATTCATATACATTGAGGCAAAACTGAATGCATAACCTTCTATATGAGGCAAATTGATCTTGTTAAGAAGCTGGATATCCTTCtactcttatttttcttttttaataactTATCAATCACTGATTAAAGTTAGGACACTGACTTTTGGTGTGTAATGTATTTAGGAAAAAATTGAACTAGCATTGAACCAAAGCACCATGGATGAGTCTGAAATTTCGCCAAATGATGTCGTTGATAAGGTGCTGGGAAAAGAGCACTCTGGAAGGGTAAAGTGCTTGGGATTAGGAGCTATTCCTGGTAGAGCTTTTAGACAAACAAGACCTCGTTATAGTGATTTGAATGCTTCAAGTTATAATAACGGTTCATGTTCTTCCCAATGCCAAGAGAAGTACAATCAAATGTTAAATGCTCACAATCAAAGCCAAGAAAATTTTAGAGAAATGATGAATGCTAACACCCAAATGATGAATGCTTTTAAGGCgtatatgataatgaaagaaGGGAGGATACCTGAAGAATTTGCAGGGATCTCTGTTTCTCCTCCTCATTCAACGGTAAGAAAAGTTCATaactttcttatttaattttgaaaacttttGTGCTATATGTGGTGTTTGACTCTTTTTCTCACTTTCTTCACTCCGATATCTACACATGCATTCTCATCAAATGTTCATTTttgatctttcatgttgttctaGCTACAACAAATTAGCACTCACAATGTTGCCTTCTGTTTTCGCTGCTGGTGTACTTCCTTTTGTTGATCATCCTTCACTTATCCCTTTAGATTTGCTTCTTATTTTTTATGCTAAAGAAAAaggctttaatttgatagatCTACAATTATCATCTGGTGTTTCATTTCAAGAAATTAATGGCAACCCTTTTCTCTACAGTCATCAAAACTTTGTGTTTCTTGATCAATCTTTTCATAGTGGTGATGTTGATGTGGTATATAAACAAGAACCATTATCTTCAGTTGTTGCATCTCCTGATACTAATATTATTATTAATGACAATAGTTATAGTAACAATAATGTTACAATTGCTCAAGGTTTGTCTTTGTCTTTGTCATCATCATAATCATTACAACAACcaaagtagtagtagtagtaataatcTTTTGCCTCATTTGGATAACACCCTCGAGATGGATCATAGTGATCTTTGGGAGAATAACCTGGCAAGCAACTGCAATTGATTACCTTATTATCAGGTGATTGGCAAAATCCATATACACCACAAATGTTACTCACAACACAAGGTTGTGTGATAGCTTGCCACGCAACATCCCAACCATTCCCATTTTCTTTGCTACGGTAAAGCTATTGGAAATCTCCCTTGTCAGTGACTATCGCCAGGTGGTAATAATCTTGAACTAGAGAAGGCTGGTCTGCTGTCATGTTGGATATGATTGAGCTTCCATTCACAATAAATATAGTAGCGGTGGTCTTATTGAAAACTAGCTTTACATTATTGTGGTTTATAGTCGGAGAATTCCAATAGCCCAAATCATTACAACAACCAATGTtcgttaattatattttattttgatttgtttagTCAGGTGATGCGGCTAGCAGATCCATTTCACCCCTGGATGCAAGAAGATCTTCTAGTGAAAGTAATTCTAACGACAACCATTGAAGTTTCTTGAAAATGTATCTTACTCGATTGAATGACCATAGGAGATCTTTTGTCCTTAATTAATAGTTCGAGTAGATGTTCTGTTTAAAGTTAGTTTTAAGACTAACTATAATACTGATTTTGTGTTTAGTGGATGGAGTAGTTGTGTTTAAAGCAAGTTTTTGAGACTAATGATAATTTACTTTAATATATTTTATGGTTTATtaatatattgatgttacttgATTCTATATAATCTGATGATGCTTCATTATATTAACATAGTTTAAATTGGATCAGTAATGGGTATAACAgttgacaaaaaaaaaatcaatgaatAGCGACGGTTAAAACTGCcgtaatttaataaataataatattgtgTTTAAACTTGCGGGATTAAATGAAAATATTGTAGGGGTTTTGACTGCCGCTATTTTTTTAAACGTGTGGTCTTAAAAAGTCAAACTAACAAATTGCGGAGGTTAGACCGCTGCTAAATATCCGCCGCTATATAATAACGGTGGTCTTCCATAAAACCCCCACAAATTGATTGCGGTGAACGTTTTTGCGGGGGCTTTGGAAACCGCCGTAAAAGCAAATTGCGTAGGTTTCTGACCCCCTCAATATGTAAATAAAACCTCCGAAAATTTACCATTTTTTTGTAGTGAAGATGAAAAGCAGAGGCAAATTACTCCCAATTCTCATTTCCAGGGCGACTCTACTTCTTTTCATGCCAATCTGAATACTAAATTTGCCCCTCTTAGACAGTTTGCCTAAAAAATCAGTTTTGATCAGAACAAGTCTCCTCTTTTATGCAAGTATTGTAAAAAACCTGGACATTTGATTGATAAATGTTATAAGCTCCATGGATTTCCACCAAACTTTAAATTCACCAAAAGTAAACGAACTGTTGCAAATGTTGAGGTGCAGAGTTTAGTTTGTGCTTCTGAATCTAGACCAGTTCCTACTGAAAGTCCTTCTGATTCCAATTCTGTGATTCCTGGTCTGTCTAAGGACCAATATGCTCAGCTCCTGTTGCTACTTCAGAAACATCACATTTCAGAGTCTCTCCCTCAGTCTAGTCTGATGGCTTCTGCAAATTTTGCGAGTATAGTTCTTTCCCCTGATTGTATAGGCAAGGTGTCTTATGGTGCATGCATGCTAACTAGAGTCCATGAGTACACTTGGATAATAGATTCTTGGGCCACTGATCATATGACATCTTAGAAAGAACTCCTCTTTGATATTCAGTCCCTAGTTGTCCCATATTTGGTCACACTTCCTAATGGATATAAAGTCAAAGTCACTTGCACTGGTTCTCTTCACTTTCTTTCTTTCACACTTCATCATGTACTTTTTGTccctaattttcagcacaatcTTATTTCTGTTCACAAGTTTGTTGCACAATTAGATTACCTGGTTCTATTTGgtaaattttcatgttttctcATACAGGCCCCTTCAATGAAGAGGCCACTGGAAATTGGTAAACAGGATCATGGGCTATACAAGCTTATGCAACCATGTCCATAATCTGATTCTACTATTCTTGTTGGTGCTTGTAATAGTTTTCCTACTTGTTCTTCTACTTCTATGTCTTCCAATTGTAAATACCATTCTCCATTGGCTGCTATTGGAACTGATAATCATTATACATACCACTCTAATTTGAATAAAATGGAGATTTTATGGCATAATAGCTTGGGGCATATTCCCTTTGTCAGAATGAAGGATATTTCATCCATTCCATGCAAATTTTCCTCCAAACAGTCTTTTACTTGTTGTATCTGTCCTTTGTCTAGACAACCTAGACTACCCTTTCCTGATAGGTCCATCAAAACTTCTCATCCCTTCCAACTTGTTCATGTGTATACTTGGGGACCATATAACACTACTACCTATAATGGGTGCAAATATTTTTTGACTATAGTAGATGATTTCACTAGAGCTACTTGGACTCATCTTATGGGGTCTAAAAGTaatgtttttcctcttattaaaGCCTTTGTTGCCATGGTCAAAACACAATTTCAAACTGTTAGAAGTGATAATGCTCTTGAATTTGGGTCTGGTGCTCTTGTTGGCCAATTCTTTGTTGACAATGGCATtgttcatcaaacatcttgtccacacacaccacaacaaaatggggtaATCGAAAGGAAACATAGGCATTTGTTGGAAACCTCTAGAGCTTTACTTTTTCAATCCAAGTTACCTATTAAGTTTTGAGGTGATTGTGTCCTCACTGCCACTTACCTCATAAATAGATTCCCTTCCAAGTTGCTTGCCAATAAAACTCCTTTTGAATTACTCTTTGGGAAACCCCCTTTATATGCTCACATTAGAACCTTTG belongs to Nicotiana tabacum cultivar K326 chromosome 6, ASM71507v2, whole genome shotgun sequence and includes:
- the LOC107760747 gene encoding uncharacterized protein LOC107760747, with protein sequence MDESEISPNDVVDKVLGKEHSGRVKCLGLGAIPGRAFRQTRPRYSDLNASSYNNGSCSSQCQEKYNQMLNAHNQSQENFREMMNANTQMMNAFKAYMIMKEGRIPEEFAGISVSPPHSTSGDAASRSISPLDARRSSSESNSNDNH